The following coding sequences are from one Treponema parvum window:
- a CDS encoding peptidase U32 family protein, with protein sequence MVELLAPAGNVEALDAAIGEGADAVYLGLKSFNARLRSSNFAWNQFEAAVYSLHRLGKKIYVTVNTVVEDRETERLYRFLEYLNRVGPDGLIVQDFAVLRMARQFFPDMVLHASTQMNVESAAAVNLLSREGVKRVVVARELGLEEIRAIKARTNAELEMFVHGALCVSESGLCLFSSFLGGKSANRGMCTQACRRFYTADVPGGYKQGYYFSPYDLQLIDRIPELIEAGVDSFKIEGRMKSAEYVGSVVSAYRYVIDHYKDNKKETVAAAKRMLATDFARSKTSYWYGFKSIKDGMENAGKAILNPDQAGGTGIFLGTIESSKVIKNKSQIKAPYFGNEGERESGEDKDFPADDKKGDIYVVLLSGGTYDPEIGDSIRLHKKDDSGRKSHKVRFVTVDKNGRRWIDIPSDFSKGDSVYLLQTKAMSKHYSRVLPNDISSFRRQPGAGRLPILDLTPIKKGELLYFPEGLYVQVSTLEDLFVIQSARPVRVILELNGETASALKEKKIILPFSKKQIFLSLDPFVPEGTYDTLKETIEFLVNDGFNVWVVNNIAHISMLRGKNVNIVAGPYLYTFNRWAVSWLENQNIGAFISPYENSRKNLEATYDRQFRQRVLVPVFAYPALFRMRFKLPADYDFTYFTDKEEKEFKVNSTNDGSFVMPEEPFSILDKTEIIRSAGFKSLLIDLSKTRVSKGDFKQIVNAYLKHLVLPGTSRFNWKDGFYSQEKIDERKAVAAAYAAGTFRPEYGASKKKKTRFGKR encoded by the coding sequence ATGGTTGAATTATTGGCGCCCGCCGGAAATGTCGAAGCGCTGGACGCTGCGATAGGCGAAGGAGCCGACGCAGTATATTTGGGATTAAAGAGTTTTAACGCAAGGCTCCGCTCTTCAAATTTTGCATGGAATCAGTTTGAAGCCGCCGTGTATTCTCTGCATCGCCTTGGCAAAAAAATATATGTGACAGTTAACACCGTTGTCGAGGACAGAGAGACGGAGCGCCTTTATCGCTTTTTGGAATATTTAAATCGCGTCGGGCCGGACGGTCTCATCGTTCAGGATTTTGCCGTGCTGCGCATGGCAAGACAGTTTTTTCCCGATATGGTTTTACACGCTTCAACACAGATGAACGTCGAGAGCGCCGCCGCCGTAAACCTTTTGAGCAGGGAAGGCGTAAAACGCGTGGTTGTCGCCCGTGAACTCGGACTTGAAGAGATTCGCGCGATAAAGGCAAGAACTAACGCTGAACTCGAGATGTTTGTTCACGGGGCCTTGTGCGTAAGCGAGTCGGGGCTGTGTCTTTTTTCCAGTTTTCTCGGCGGCAAATCCGCTAACAGGGGAATGTGCACTCAGGCGTGCCGAAGGTTTTATACGGCCGACGTTCCGGGCGGGTACAAGCAGGGATATTATTTTTCTCCGTATGATCTCCAGCTTATCGATCGGATACCGGAACTTATAGAAGCCGGAGTGGATTCTTTTAAAATTGAAGGGCGGATGAAGAGCGCCGAATATGTCGGAAGCGTCGTTTCCGCCTACAGGTATGTGATCGATCATTACAAAGACAATAAAAAAGAAACCGTCGCCGCGGCGAAACGTATGCTCGCAACCGATTTTGCGCGCAGTAAAACTTCTTATTGGTACGGTTTTAAAAGCATAAAAGATGGAATGGAAAATGCCGGAAAAGCGATACTGAATCCCGATCAGGCCGGCGGAACGGGGATCTTTCTTGGAACCATAGAATCTTCCAAGGTGATTAAAAATAAGTCCCAAATTAAGGCTCCTTACTTCGGGAATGAGGGCGAAAGAGAATCGGGAGAAGACAAAGACTTTCCCGCTGATGATAAAAAAGGCGATATATATGTGGTCCTTTTAAGCGGGGGAACATATGACCCTGAAATAGGCGATTCCATACGTCTTCATAAAAAGGACGATTCCGGCAGAAAGAGCCATAAGGTGCGTTTCGTTACGGTAGACAAAAACGGGCGCCGCTGGATAGATATTCCCTCGGATTTTTCAAAGGGGGACAGCGTCTACCTGCTTCAGACAAAAGCCATGTCAAAACATTATTCCCGCGTTTTGCCCAACGACATTTCATCGTTCAGGCGCCAGCCGGGAGCGGGAAGGCTTCCTATCCTTGATTTGACGCCGATAAAAAAAGGCGAGCTCTTGTATTTCCCTGAAGGATTGTACGTCCAAGTTTCTACATTGGAAGATTTGTTTGTTATTCAATCGGCCCGTCCGGTCAGGGTTATATTGGAATTGAACGGCGAAACGGCATCCGCTCTTAAAGAAAAGAAGATAATTCTGCCGTTTTCAAAAAAACAGATTTTTTTGTCGCTGGATCCGTTTGTTCCCGAAGGAACGTACGACACTCTCAAAGAGACGATCGAGTTTCTTGTAAATGACGGTTTTAACGTTTGGGTTGTCAATAATATCGCCCACATTTCCATGCTCAGAGGGAAAAATGTAAATATCGTGGCAGGGCCTTATCTTTACACGTTTAACAGGTGGGCCGTATCTTGGCTTGAAAATCAAAACATCGGCGCCTTTATAAGTCCCTATGAAAATTCCCGTAAAAACCTCGAAGCTACTTACGACAGGCAGTTCAGGCAGAGGGTTTTGGTTCCCGTTTTCGCCTATCCGGCCTTGTTTAGAATGCGTTTTAAACTTCCCGCCGACTATGATTTTACATATTTTACCGACAAGGAAGAAAAGGAATTTAAAGTGAATTCTACGAACGACGGCTCGTTCGTCATGCCGGAAGAACCTTTTTCGATTTTGGATAAGACTGAAATCATCAGATCGGCAGGCTTTAAAAGCTTGCTCATCGATCTTTCGAAGACAAGGGTTTCCAAAGGTGATTTTAAACAGATTGTAAATGCATATTTGAAACATCTGGTTTTGCCGGGAACGTCGCGCTTTAATTGGAAAGACGGGTTTTATTCCCAGGAAAAGATCGATGAGCGCAAGGCTGTTGCGGCCGCTTATGCTGCAGGAACCTTCCGTCCTGAATACGGCGCCTCTAAGAAAAAAAAGACGCGTTTCGGTAAAAGGTGA
- a CDS encoding single-stranded DNA-binding protein yields the protein MNKLNSTILEGNAVKKPELKLSPKGTSICVLPLAVDRYYKNASGGYDTEVSYFDVESYGKLAEFCAGAAEKGRGVRVVGRLKQNRWKTPEGENRSKIIVIAEHIEMKPLKKTDEISKNTENNSEVKEANEADSEIMQLKEAGEVTQPVF from the coding sequence ATGAATAAACTCAATTCGACTATTTTGGAAGGGAATGCCGTAAAAAAGCCCGAGCTTAAACTCTCGCCTAAGGGCACGAGCATCTGCGTGCTGCCTCTGGCTGTAGACCGCTATTATAAAAACGCAAGCGGCGGATACGATACGGAAGTTTCATACTTCGACGTGGAAAGTTACGGTAAACTTGCGGAATTTTGCGCCGGCGCAGCCGAAAAAGGCAGAGGTGTACGCGTAGTAGGAAGGTTAAAACAAAACAGATGGAAGACGCCCGAAGGCGAAAACAGAAGCAAGATCATAGTGATCGCCGAACACATCGAGATGAAACCGCTGAAAAAAACCGACGAAATATCAAAAAACACGGAAAATAATTCGGAAGTTAAAGAGGCGAACGAAGCCGATTCCGAAATAATGCAGCTCAAAGAGGCTGGGGAGGTTACTCAGCCGGTATTTTAG
- a CDS encoding pyridoxal phosphate-dependent aminotransferase has product MLSKRMSLLHPYVPGEQPKDRDYIKLNANENPYPPSPEVTAAVNKFLSESPEKLGLYPDPDSGDLRAEIAAMINKTGGVLSRTETSFSSDAAERDHGAASDPIECASCVPSEKDKIPFTVVPEMIYTGNGSDEVLSFIFFAFFDGDRPLIIPKFSYSFYPVYCGFYNIPFCPVPLKEDWSVDDKKMVFEANKMNSGMIFANPNAPTGVGLSRSQIRQMLLNAPKDKAFVVDEAYADFGGESCIPLLSEFNNLIIVRTFSKSLCGAGMRSGYIVASPEVVRAVTTVKNSLNHFPVDAITQVACRAACRSVAYYVNCAKAVVKEREKFTLFLQNHGWKVLPSQTNFVFAKKSGVSGQEAYRKIKEDGILVRIFSTPGIEDFLRISIGTPAQMLALQRSMEDL; this is encoded by the coding sequence ATGCTGTCAAAACGTATGAGCCTTTTACATCCGTATGTTCCGGGCGAGCAGCCTAAGGACAGGGACTATATAAAACTGAACGCAAATGAAAATCCTTATCCCCCGTCGCCTGAAGTAACTGCCGCCGTAAATAAATTTTTGTCCGAAAGCCCTGAAAAATTGGGGCTGTATCCCGACCCTGATTCCGGCGATTTAAGAGCGGAAATAGCCGCCATGATAAACAAAACGGGAGGCGTTCTTTCAAGGACGGAAACGTCTTTTTCTTCCGATGCGGCCGAACGCGATCACGGCGCCGCCTCCGATCCGATCGAATGCGCTTCCTGCGTTCCCTCAGAAAAAGACAAAATACCTTTTACCGTCGTTCCCGAAATGATCTACACGGGAAACGGCAGCGACGAAGTGCTTTCATTTATATTTTTCGCTTTTTTCGACGGAGACAGGCCTCTTATAATTCCGAAATTTTCTTACAGTTTTTATCCGGTTTACTGCGGGTTTTACAATATTCCGTTTTGTCCCGTTCCGCTAAAGGAAGACTGGAGCGTTGACGATAAAAAGATGGTTTTTGAAGCGAATAAAATGAATTCCGGAATGATTTTTGCAAACCCGAACGCTCCTACCGGAGTAGGACTGTCCCGTTCGCAGATAAGGCAAATGCTTTTAAATGCGCCTAAGGATAAGGCCTTTGTCGTAGACGAAGCGTATGCGGATTTTGGAGGAGAGAGCTGCATTCCGCTGCTTTCGGAATTTAACAATCTCATAATAGTGCGTACTTTCAGCAAAAGTCTTTGCGGAGCGGGAATGAGAAGCGGCTATATAGTCGCAAGCCCTGAAGTTGTAAGAGCCGTGACGACCGTAAAAAATTCGCTGAATCATTTTCCCGTAGATGCGATAACACAAGTCGCCTGCCGCGCCGCATGCAGATCGGTCGCGTATTATGTTAATTGCGCAAAAGCTGTCGTTAAAGAACGTGAAAAATTTACTTTGTTTTTGCAGAATCACGGTTGGAAAGTTCTCCCCTCGCAGACGAATTTCGTATTTGCAAAAAAAAGCGGAGTAAGCGGGCAGGAAGCCTATCGGAAAATAAAAGAAGACGGAATTTTAGTCAGGATATTTTCTACGCCGGGAATTGAAGATTTTTTGAGGATTTCCATAGGGACTCCGGCTCAAATGCTTGCTTTGCAAAGATCCATGGAAGATCTGTAG
- a CDS encoding formylglycine-generating enzyme family protein, producing MKKLRAFFFTIILLFFPFLSEAQTNIFIQDFVQIDMVKLGPDANAVYDVYTIGDNTQSYTAVRWITPFLMNKYETCYELWYTVRIWAENNGYQFQNLGQEGSGGRRGQAPTEKKRFQPVTMISWHDAAVWCNALSEIYGKTPCYTYKGEVLRDSCDTAVLDLAQCGWEADGFRLPSEAEWEYAARRTQAGFQRGDSASGQIDRYGNNDESVLQNTVAWYDGNSDGTRTVGTAGTPFSPDALPVPGSGNANGSGLFDMSGNVLEFCWDWMDTYKDMSPGERAAGPEYGFERTARGGSWSPYTGFIFCGDRYSYDPNAIYNYLGFRFCSNAENTSKNLSENFSEPLERSLKLSGE from the coding sequence ATGAAAAAGCTGCGAGCGTTTTTTTTTACAATCATCCTTTTATTCTTTCCATTTCTCTCAGAGGCGCAGACGAACATTTTCATACAGGATTTCGTCCAGATCGACATGGTAAAGCTCGGCCCCGATGCGAATGCCGTTTACGATGTTTACACTATCGGGGATAACACTCAGTCTTACACCGCCGTCCGCTGGATAACGCCGTTTTTAATGAATAAGTACGAAACGTGCTATGAATTATGGTATACGGTAAGAATTTGGGCGGAAAATAACGGCTATCAATTTCAAAACCTCGGACAGGAAGGCTCCGGCGGGCGGCGCGGACAAGCGCCCACCGAAAAAAAACGTTTTCAGCCGGTCACAATGATAAGCTGGCATGATGCGGCCGTATGGTGCAACGCTTTAAGCGAAATATACGGCAAAACTCCCTGCTACACATACAAGGGCGAGGTTCTCAGGGATTCATGCGATACGGCCGTGCTGGATCTGGCGCAGTGCGGCTGGGAAGCGGACGGGTTCCGTCTACCGTCCGAAGCCGAATGGGAATATGCCGCCCGCCGGACTCAGGCAGGTTTCCAACGCGGAGACTCGGCCAGCGGACAGATCGACCGCTACGGCAACAACGACGAAAGCGTGCTCCAAAACACTGTAGCGTGGTACGACGGCAATTCAGACGGAACAAGAACCGTAGGAACTGCAGGGACGCCTTTTTCGCCCGACGCGCTCCCTGTCCCCGGAAGCGGAAACGCAAACGGATCCGGCCTTTTTGACATGAGCGGGAACGTTCTTGAGTTTTGTTGGGACTGGATGGATACGTACAAGGACATGTCTCCCGGTGAGCGCGCGGCAGGCCCTGAATACGGATTTGAGCGGACGGCGAGAGGCGGAAGCTGGTCGCCTTACACGGGATTCATATTCTGCGGAGACCGCTATTCCTACGATCCGAACGCGATATACAACTATCTGGGATTCAGGTTTTGCTCAAACGCCGAAAACACTTCGAAAAACCTTTCGGAAAATTTTTCGGAGCCTTTAGAACGATCCTTAAAATTGTCCGGCGAATAA
- a CDS encoding magnesium transporter CorA family protein, whose amino-acid sequence MITYWQQIHGKLIRVKKEDLDPKLKTWVDARSVTTDDISELENDYLIENEHILDILDPDELSRIEAADEYTLVIMRLPIFEMNAEIPYFTIPLGVIIKDNFIITICWTDCEVLKDFSANRVKGARLEDFPAFMIQILSRSDILFLRYLKEINRRSASIQKELQVSIENKEIIQLLNLEKSLEFFTTSLSNNQVLLEKFRKTKLLKLDEDDQDWLDDVDVDNRQAIGMADTYSNILSGMMDAFASVISNNLNIVMKKLTIINIILMIPTFIVSFFGMNIPLPLQNSGGLGIIVIIFICIVSTMFARILFGDRSSLQQVSPALRKRAKERKNKKRQRGDSK is encoded by the coding sequence ATGATCACATATTGGCAGCAAATCCACGGAAAGCTTATCCGTGTGAAAAAAGAAGATCTGGATCCTAAGCTGAAAACGTGGGTCGACGCCCGTTCCGTGACGACCGACGACATAAGCGAACTTGAAAACGATTACCTGATCGAAAACGAACACATCCTTGATATTCTCGACCCGGACGAATTGTCGCGAATAGAAGCGGCGGACGAATATACTCTCGTCATAATGCGTCTTCCTATTTTTGAAATGAATGCCGAAATCCCGTATTTTACAATTCCGCTCGGCGTTATAATAAAAGATAATTTTATCATAACCATATGCTGGACCGATTGCGAAGTGCTAAAAGATTTTTCCGCAAACAGAGTAAAAGGCGCGAGGCTTGAAGACTTTCCCGCCTTTATGATCCAAATACTAAGCCGCTCGGACATATTGTTTTTACGCTATCTGAAAGAGATAAACCGCAGGTCTGCAAGCATACAAAAAGAACTGCAGGTTTCGATCGAAAATAAAGAAATAATTCAGCTTTTAAACCTTGAAAAATCTCTTGAATTCTTTACGACCTCTTTGAGCAACAATCAGGTTCTGCTTGAGAAATTCAGAAAGACAAAGCTTCTTAAATTGGACGAAGACGACCAGGACTGGCTTGACGACGTGGACGTAGACAACAGACAGGCCATAGGCATGGCGGACACTTACAGCAACATTCTTTCGGGCATGATGGACGCCTTTGCTTCCGTAATTTCAAATAATTTAAATATAGTAATGAAAAAACTTACGATCATAAACATAATTCTTATGATTCCTACTTTTATAGTAAGTTTTTTCGGAATGAACATTCCGCTGCCCCTCCAAAATTCCGGCGGTCTCGGAATAATTGTGATCATCTTTATCTGCATAGTTTCTACCATGTTTGCGCGTATTCTTTTCGGCGACAGGTCTTCGCTCCAGCAAGTTTCTCCCGCGCTCAGAAAAAGAGCAAAAGAGCGCAAAAATAAAAAAAGACAGCGCGGAGATTCCAAATGA
- a CDS encoding glycerate kinase, which produces MKKIILIPDSFKGTMSSAEICEIMKKSIEKFRPETPVVSIPVADGGEGSVEAFLAACGGQKKNIRVKGPFFEDVPSFYGILNDKKTAVIEMAACAGLPLVGDALAPEKTTTYGVGQLIIDAVNSGCSKIIMGLGGSATNDGGCGAAAALGVKFFDKDNKEFVPTGGSLQDICKIDMSSLAPELKKCSIVTMCDIDNPLYGENGAAYVFGPQKGADPDAVKRLDKGLRHLAQIVQSASGADAALTPGAGAAGGMGYGMNVFLKSKLQMGIETVLDTVNFDSILKDAECVFSGEGKIDTQSLRGKVVIGIAKRTKKADVPLIAVVGDIGDDIEEAYTKGVSAIFSTNRVAVDYSKAKLRAKKDMALTMENIMRFSDCVLQMRKK; this is translated from the coding sequence ATGAAAAAGATAATTTTAATTCCTGACTCTTTCAAAGGCACCATGAGTTCCGCCGAAATATGCGAAATAATGAAAAAAAGTATTGAAAAATTCCGTCCCGAAACGCCTGTCGTGAGCATTCCCGTAGCGGACGGCGGAGAAGGCAGCGTAGAAGCCTTTCTCGCGGCCTGCGGCGGCCAAAAGAAAAACATAAGGGTAAAAGGTCCGTTTTTTGAAGACGTGCCTTCGTTTTACGGCATTTTGAACGACAAAAAAACCGCCGTCATTGAAATGGCCGCATGCGCGGGGCTCCCGCTCGTAGGAGACGCGCTCGCTCCTGAAAAGACCACAACGTACGGAGTCGGACAACTGATTATCGATGCGGTCAATAGCGGCTGTTCAAAAATAATCATGGGCCTCGGCGGAAGCGCTACAAACGACGGAGGATGCGGGGCAGCGGCGGCCTTGGGCGTAAAATTCTTTGATAAGGACAATAAAGAATTTGTTCCCACCGGAGGAAGTCTGCAGGATATCTGCAAGATAGATATGTCGTCTCTCGCGCCGGAATTGAAAAAGTGTTCGATCGTTACGATGTGCGATATCGATAATCCTCTGTACGGCGAAAACGGAGCCGCCTATGTTTTCGGACCGCAAAAAGGGGCGGATCCTGACGCTGTAAAGCGGCTCGACAAGGGGCTCAGACATCTGGCGCAAATCGTACAAAGCGCTTCAGGCGCCGACGCAGCTCTCACGCCGGGAGCGGGAGCGGCGGGCGGTATGGGCTACGGAATGAACGTATTCCTTAAATCTAAACTGCAGATGGGCATTGAAACCGTTTTGGACACCGTTAATTTCGATTCCATTCTTAAAGACGCCGAGTGTGTTTTTTCGGGCGAAGGGAAAATAGACACGCAAAGTCTTCGCGGTAAGGTGGTCATAGGTATAGCCAAAAGGACAAAAAAGGCGGACGTACCGCTCATAGCCGTGGTCGGCGATATAGGGGACGATATTGAAGAAGCGTACACAAAAGGCGTTTCTGCCATATTCAGCACAAACAGAGTCGCCGTGGACTATTCAAAAGCGAAGCTTAGGGCTAAAAAAGATATGGCGCTGACAATGGAAAATATAATGCGTTTTTCAGACTGTGTTTTACAGATGAGAAAAAAATAA